A DNA window from Jaculus jaculus isolate mJacJac1 chromosome 1, mJacJac1.mat.Y.cur, whole genome shotgun sequence contains the following coding sequences:
- the Hmgb2 gene encoding high mobility group protein B2 has product MGKGDPNKPRGKMSSYAFFVQTCREEHKKKHPDSSVNFAEFSKKCSERWKTMSAKEKSKFEDMAKSDKARYDREMKNYVPPKGDKKGKKKDPNAPKRPPSAFFLFCSEHRPKIKSEHPGLSIGDTAKKLGEMWSEQSAKDKQPYEQKAAKLKEKYEKDIAAYRAKGKSEAGKKGPGRPTGSKKKNEPEDEEEEEEEEDEDEEEEDEDEE; this is encoded by the exons ATGGGCAAAGGAGACCCCAACAAGCCGCGGGGCAAGATGTCCTCGTACGCCTTCTTCGTGCAGACCTGCCGGGAGGAGCACAAGAAGAAGCACCCCGACTCCTCGGTCAACTTCGCCGAGTTCTCCAAGAAGTGCTCCGAGAGATGGAAG ACCATGTCTGCAAAGGAGAAGTCTAAGTTTGAGGACATGGCCAAAAGCGATAAAGCTCGCTATGACAGGGAGATGAAAAACTACGTTCCTCCCAAAGGggataagaaaggaaagaaaaaggatccCAATGCTCCCAAAAGACCACC ATCTGCTTTCTTCCTGTTTTGCTCTGAACATCGTCCAAAGATCAAAAGTGAACATCCAGGCCTGTCCATTGGGGATACTGCAAAAAAGTTGGGTGAGATGTGGTCTGAACAGTCAGCCAAAGATAAGCAACCCTATGAGCAGAAAGCAGCTAAGCTAAAGGAGAAGTATGAAAAG GATATTGCGGCATACCGTGCCAAGGGCAAGAGTGAGGCAGGAAAGAAGGGCCCTGGTCGGCCAACTGGCTCGAAGAAGAAGAATGAACcggaagatgaggaagaggaggaggaggaagaggatgaagatgaggaggaagaggatgaagatGAAGAATAA